In Danio aesculapii chromosome 8, fDanAes4.1, whole genome shotgun sequence, the genomic stretch ttattcagcccgtctactgttttttttttttttattcataaataaagctagtcatcatattatttttttactttattttaacaatataattattattattattatcatcattattattattattattttaaaatttgcttgtaaaaataaatcaagatCTGTGTATTGCTTTCAGAAAACAAAAGTGCTTTGTTAAAAGTTAATGCCTTGTGTCTTTCTAGCAGCCACATCTCCTGTAGGTTCTCCAGGTGCTTCTCCAGTAACAGTGGAGTCCACCCCTCTACCCACTACAGAAGCTGGTACCCCGACTGAAGAACGCTCGTCtaggtgagaatgaatgaatcaagcCATTCTTGGTCGAATTGGTACAGACTATAAACGAAAACAGTCTGTAGGTCAGTCATAATCTCTTAATGATCACCAGATGTGTGTAATGTTAAAGCAAGGTATTCTAACAAGTGAGTCCTGTGTTTGTTTGGGTTGTGTTCATGCAGTAGTTCACCGAGCCCAGTAACTCAGCAGATGACTGCCATGAGCATTTCCCAGGACACGGCAAACACTGATTCAGACAGAGCAGAagtggaggaggaagaggaggagggtTCGTCTAAAAGCACAGGTCTGTCTCATGCAAGCATTCTGAACACAATAATTCTTTTATTGTTTTGGATGTGAtgcataattattattgtatattatatacgTTTGTATCATTTTAGTTACTGTTTAGGGGTCAAAAAGTTACAAAAGTGCTTTTATATACAAAGAAAGCATATTAAAATCAAGAaaagtgtctgctttaatgtttcaaattacTTAAGAATTGGTCAAAGTTTTGTGGAAATGTACTTATTGTAACTTATATTTTTTGTATAGAAATATCTGAAAATATaggtatattaaaaatatataaaaagaaaagttaTACTATATGTATTATACACGATTAACATGTCTTACTGACAAAtggtctaaaccaggggtgtcaaactcagttcctggagggccacagccctgcacagtttagttccaaccctgctttaacacaGTCATCCTGCGGTCACACTAGATGTTGTGCGTGTGAAATTCTGTCTACGGTGTTGcgaaaagcgagcgattggtccatgttttaaatttctgtccagagaggtcatgttttgacctTCAATTGGTCTTATgtaatcatgtgatgcgatttcgcaggtcagagttcaccaaacttgaactttccaacacagcaaactgcaaaatttgttgcatgagcttgcgtttccggtctgaagcatttgcgtgcgtatgaatggaagtctatggaaagaAAAGTTGTGTGTGATCGCAGCTTTACCTGTAGACTTCATACAAGGAATTAATTAGTTTGAGGTGTGTTTAACTAAACGgtgtagagctgcggccctgTGGTCTAAACTCATGATAGctacaaagtataaaaataaaaaaaaattgcaattagtaTCTCAGATTTAATAATAGCAAAGGAATAATAAGATATTTAGTAAGAAAACCAAATACAATTAATTGGTGTTTTTCAGGCTAAACTGTGATCATGAATCGTCGTTCAATATGCCGCTGTCAatgatttttatctggagagaccttaaaggaaatatttaaaactatgattaagctatttttaaaaaatataaatattttttatttataaatgtgagTTCTTCAAAAAtagtagtttttttaaatataaatttgtgtttttttattgctgttgatgtaTGTTTAttgttatacacatttttttaatatagaaaagtgatatttgtaaataatgtactttttttttttttttaccataacagccagagaagctgaaatgacaataaaaacaaaactctatGCATGCCATGAAATGCTTCTTGTTTTGAATGCGCatctcttttaaaaaaattttatgcaTTCTTGTTACGTAAATGTTGTTAATATTGCTCTGTGAGTCacataggcatgggacaataagcagtttcaaggtttaccgcggaatggaaaagtcaaggtttttcaaccgctaaaattttctgttatactgttcctaagatatatgtaaagtgttttttttttattttatttttttaaatatgttgtaaAGAGTtcttttgaaactaataaaagatagcagaagtcaattatttattttaattatttagcctgacatcattactgttccaaaataagtgttttgtaaaattaaatatatattttgttaaaagggttgttgtttttaactcgggcatttaaaaagaacttattttagagcagttatcacaataccatgaaaccatgaagtttttatccaaggttaacaTAGCGTAAGAACCTTACAGCGGCCCATGCCTGAAATCATACCAAAAATTGTATGGTAGTAATTTTTTGACAACAATAAGCAGGgcatattataatgtaatgaagAAGGGGCTATTTTAtgcttaaaccttttttttttttttactttgaacctCACTTTATATTACAAATCTTACATGTTAAAGCATTGCATGACATGAAACTATTTTCATTCTGAAATTGCTTGAAAAAGTTgacaattgcaaaaaaatacaatCTTTGTTTATTGTAAGGGACTACTGTAGTTATTATTGACtattatattttacaacattGTTTGAAGGATTTAATTTAGCATGATGCATTCTTGGTGTACTCAAGAAAGCAAAGAAAGTATTGGCAGATTGTTAAactattaaactgtttttatattgATGTTTTTACCAACCTGTAATGCTGTGGTTTGattctttttttgttattatatgcattatTATGAAGCATAAAACTAATAAGGAAAATGGAAGCAAGCCTAGAGCTAAAGTCTTTCTATCAGTTGCTGTCAGTGCCAGAGCATCATGTAGCCTCATAAGCAGGAATGTTTCTTGTGTTTTAGAAATGATCCATTAGAGACTGACTGTGTCTTTTATCACAGGGCCAGTAGGGGAAGCTGCGCAAGCTTCCTCAGACGGAGATCAGACTCCTGACAAGAACAAAAAGAAGAATCGATGCTTCACTTGTAGGAAAAAAGTTGGCCTCACGGGTAAGAGCCAAGGGAAGAGCTTTGTGTTCTTCAATGAGGGCTGGGCTTTTATCTTATCTATGAACAGACttcaatacattaaaaaatgtagCTTTGCTGCAAAAGAagttaattttcctgttttgttaGGAGAGTCAACAAATATTCTCTGCAGTCTTATTTCTATTCCTTATGTGCATGCATATTTAACCATTCATCCAATTTTCAGCTTTAAAGACAATGTAAAAACGTACATTTTGTGTATTATTGCACTGTATGAAGGGCTCTTTACAATTTtctttgaaaataaaatacttttatttacagAGACATATTCAGTTATTCAAAACAATGTATTATTAGCAATGCTGCTGTTGGATCTTCATATTCATCAAAAGATTTTGAAGACTAGatcacagtttccacaaaaacattaagcagcacaactgttttaaatactactactactaataataatgattataataataagaagaaatgtttcttgagcacagTTCAGTTTATTGAAGTATTTTTGTATTGAATTACAATAGAGTAGTGTGTttcaaaaaagatatatattagggctgtcaatgTTAACCTGAAATTCGATTAATCTGAAACTCGATTAATATTCGATTAATCTGAAAACGTAAATGCGTTAATATTTAACAATTGATTGTCTGATAAAATTTGACGTTTggcaatatttcagttttaaacCAAATAACAAAAAGACAAATGTAGCAATTATGCATAATTTGCTGCAGAATGGTCCCTGTGACATGCAGCCGTACATCGAATCAAAGGTTTCATTTCGTCATCCAGTTATTGAAGCGCAGCTGCCATACAAGCATAAAGTCACAGAGCAACTCAAAAAGACCACTAAAGAATTTGCTAAATCTTTCAAAACAGCCCTTAATGTAACAGATATGAATGTCTTTCAGCCAAGAAGACTGTAGTGGAGGTCTAGTAAAAGCACAGTTGATCATATCTATTTTAAGTAGGTTTTAAGTTGTGTAGACCAAGTCAATTCCAATTTACAATTAATTGCACTtttggttttataaaaaaaaaaaaaaatatatatatatatatatatatatatatatatatatatatatatatatatatatatatatatatatatatatatatatatatatatatatatatatatatatatatatatatatatatatatatatatatatatatatatatatatatatatatatatatatatataaataaaggtgtTTAAAAGGTGTTCtaaattatatttagttttataacAATAAAGCTGCCAGTGTAATAGATTCAATGCATTGAATGAGtgcatacagtattttactgtatgccgagatatatgcatttttttaatttatagggTATgcctattaatatataatatatttacttattaataaaaaaaaagatatatattatatatatatataatatttagtaGGCTAGTCAGATATgtcatttaatttctgtttagttgCTGTGTTCAGGATTTAACAATAAAGGATAAAAGATTGTAACATGTCTCActgtcattttaaacatgtaatccATAACACCAAACTTTATACATATTATACCACGGTAATGAACCATCCAGATTTAGCGCAATAGAAATGTACTTGCCGCGACAGCCTTAACTGTACAATCAGTGGGAACTGTTGTTATaagaatatttgaataaaaaaaagctagaaaaacaaaataaaaagtgagTCAGTTTGCAGAAGGAACTTTCATTGCACATGCTGAAGAccactgggtagggttgcaccagctgatcttaagttctttcttaaactggaacgtaaagtccacacttggggcttagtaactactagaTAGTTTGTAACTAAAGTTGCACCACATGATCTTAAGGCAAATCGTAGTAAGTAGGTTGTAAGCTCTCCATAAAGTCATGCGTAGTCACATTAAATGACATAATttccaataaaaagcatttaaatcattaaactgctttaaaattctgcaactaatgcatctatatataactgtcctatgaaaatgaaataataaatcactttttaatgcacattaaattacagtcagtcactaataaTAAATGACGCACACACCTGCATCGTGAATGCAAACGAAATACACATGgttaaacttgatttt encodes the following:
- the zgc:77486 gene encoding AN1-type zinc finger protein 5 isoform X1, whose translation is MAQETNQTQVPMLCTMGCGFYGNPRTNGMCSVCYKEHLQRQQGGGRNSPPGEKAATSPVGSPGASPVTVESTPLPTTEAGTPTEERSSSSSPSPVTQQMTAMSISQDTANTDSDRAEVEEEEEEGSSKSTGPVGEAAQASSDGDQTPDKNKKKNRCFTCRKKVGLTGFDCRCGNLFCAIHRYSDKHDCPYDYRGAAAARIRKENPIVVAEKIQKL
- the zgc:77486 gene encoding AN1-type zinc finger protein 5 isoform X3, giving the protein MAQETNQTQVPMLCTMGCGFYGNPRTNGMCSVCYKEHLQRQQGGGRNSPPGEKAATSPVGSPGASPVTVESTPLPTTEAGTPTEERSSSSPSPVTQQMTAMSISQDTANTDSDRAEVEEEEEEGSSKSTGPVGEAAQASSDGDQTPDKNKKKNRCFTCRKKVGLTGFDCRCGNLFCAIHRYSDKHDCPYDYRGAAAARIRKENPIVVAEKIQKL
- the zgc:77486 gene encoding AN1-type zinc finger protein 5 isoform X2; amino-acid sequence: MAQETNQTQVPMLCTMGCGFYGNPRTNGMCSVCYKEHLQRQQGGGRNSPPGEKATSPVGSPGASPVTVESTPLPTTEAGTPTEERSSSSSPSPVTQQMTAMSISQDTANTDSDRAEVEEEEEEGSSKSTGPVGEAAQASSDGDQTPDKNKKKNRCFTCRKKVGLTGFDCRCGNLFCAIHRYSDKHDCPYDYRGAAAARIRKENPIVVAEKIQKL